Below is a genomic region from Paraburkholderia phenazinium.
CGCCATGCGGCTGAAGACATCGCTACTGAACTGCGCTCACTGATGTCGGAACTCGAAGATACGCTGGCTGACGGCACTCAAGCCGATGCGGTGGCGTTGCGCGCCCAGTTGCGCAAGCGTCTGGACGTTGCGCGCGAGCGCCTGAACGAAACCCGCGATGCCGTGCGCCAACGCGCCGAAACTGCAATTTCGGATGCCGACGACTACGTCCACGAGAACCCGTGGCAAACCATTGCGATCGTGGGCGGCATTGCCCTGATTGCCGGCGCGCTGGTTGCGCGGTCGCGCTAAGGGACTCGCTCAACGCACGGTTGATCGCCCGCCGCGCCTCTCCTGATAGAGGCGCCGGCGAGTGCGACGCTCGAGCGCCCTAATTATCCGCGATGACGAACAGCCGCTGATATTCCTTGAGCGCGTACCGGTCGGTCATGCCCGCGATGTAGTGGGCAACCAGGCGAGGCTGGATCGCCGGATCCGGCGATTGATAGGACGGCGGCAGCAGGCGCGGATCGTCGGTGAACGCGTCGAACAGACCGATCACTACGCGGCGCGCCTTATTTGCCATGCGCATGACGCGATAGTGCCGATACAGGTTCTTGAACAGAAAGCGCTTGAGTACAGTCGCCTGCGCGGCCACCGTTTCACTATGCGCGACGAGCGGCGGAGCGGCACGCACGGCGTCAAGCGAAGCCGGAGCATGCCGGTTCAGGTTGCCGGTAGTGGTTTCGATGAGGTCGACGATCAGCGTATTGATGATCCGCCGCACGGTTTCGTGGATCAGCCTGCGTCCCTCGATCTGCGGATAGTCCCGCAGCGCCGCCTCATAGTGCGTCTGCCACAACTCGACCTCGGCCAGTTGCCCGACGGTGATCAGCCCTGAACGCAAGCCATCGTCGACATCGTGGTTGTTGTACGCGATCTCATCTGCGACGTTCGCAATCTGCGCCTCGATGGAAGGCTGCCGGCCTTCGAGGAAGCGCTCGCCTAAAGCGCCAAGACGCCGCGCATTTTCTCGTGAGCAGTGCTTGAGGATGCCCTCGCGCGTTTCAAAGCATAGATTGAGGCCGTTAAAGGCTCCGTAGTGCTCTTCGAGATCGTCGACCACGGCGAGGCTCTGCAGATTGTGCTCGAAGCCGCCATGCTCGCGCATGCACTCGTTGAGCGCGTCCTGGCCGGCGTGGCCGAACGGCGTGTGGCCGAGATCGTGAGCGAGGGAAATGGCTTCCACCAGATCTTCATTTACGCGCAGGTTGCGAGCCACCGAACGCGCGATCTGCGCCACTTCCAGACTATGCGTGAGACGGGTGCGAAACAGATCGCCCTCGTGGTTCACAAACACCTGCGTCTTGTATTCGAGGCGGCGGAACGCGGTTGAGTGCACGATACGATCGCGGTCGCGCTGGAATTCGGTTCGCGCGCTAGGCGGCGCTTCGGTGTAGCGGCGGCCGCGCGATTGCGACGCATGCGCCGCGTACGGCGCCAGATGCGCTTCCAGCGCAGCGAGGGGCGGCATAACAGCGGCGTGTGCCGGGGCTGCGCCTGCAGGCGCAGCCCCGGTTGATTCCGTCAAGGTTTCGCGATGCGTGTCACTCACCGGCTTCTCCGAATCGTGGACGATACCCGGGCCGCATCGCCACGTTCAGACGGCGGCCGCTAGCGTGGCATGCACGGCGGAATCGGGCGCGGGGCCGATCAGCGTCTCACCGAAACGCTTCAGCAGGATGAACTTGATCTCGCCTGCCTCGGCTTTCTTGTCGACCCGCATCAGGTCGACATAGCGCGATTCACCGAGTGCCGGCGCGCGGATGGGCAGATGCGCGGCGGTGATCACGTCGACCAGGCGCTTGCGCGCGGCTTCGTCGAGATGTCCAAGGCGCACCGACAGATCCGCTGCCATGACCATTCCACAGCCTACGGCCTCGCCATGTAGCCATTCGCCGTAGCCGAGTCCGGCTTCGATTGCATGGCCGAACGTGTGGCCGAAGTTGAGGATTGCGCGCAAACCGCCTTCGCGCTCATCTTTCGCCACCACCGATGCCTTGATCTCGCACGAACGCTTGACCGCTTCAGCCAGCGCCTGCGGCTCACAGCGGTTCAAGGCGTCGATATTCGCTTCGATCCATTCGAAGAACGCCGCGTCCGCGATGGCGCCCGTCTTGATGACTTCGGCGATGCCTGCAGCCAGTTCGCGCGCCGGCAGCGTACGCAACGCACCGATATCGGCGATCACCGCTTGCGGCTGATAGAACGCGCCGATCATGTTCTTGCCGAGCGGATGGTTGATCCCGGTCTTGCCACCCACCGAGGAATCGACCTGCGACAGCAAGGTGGTCGGCACCTGGATGAAGGGCACGCCGCGCATATAGCAGGCGGCTGCAAAACCCGTCATGTCACCGATCACCCCGCCGCCCAGCGCAATCAGCGTGGTCTTGCGGTCGGCCCGCGCGCCGAGCAGCGCGTCGAAGATCAGATTGAGCGTTTCCCAGTTCTTGTAGACCTCGCCGTCCGGCAGCACGACCGTGGACACCTGCTTGCCGAGCGGCGCCAGTGCCTGCCGCAGCGCGTCGCCGTAAAGCGGATCGACGGTGGTGTTGGTGACGATGGTGACGGACGAACCGGCGATATGCGGCGCAAACAGCGCGGTCTGGCCGATCAGGTCGGCGCCGATATGAATGGGATAGGCGCGGTCGCCCAGTTCGACATTGACGGTAATCATGCTTGCATTATGACGCAGGAGGTTTGGCGATGCCGGCCATCTCGAGCTGCATCAGGACCATGTTAACGAGGCCGTTGACCGACGGCCGGCCGGTTTCGATGACGAAATGTGCGCACTCGCGATAAAGCGGGTCGCGCACCGCGAACAGTTCTTCCAGACGCGCTTTGGGGTCTTCGGTCTGCAGCAGCGGCCGATTCTTGTCGCGCCGCGTGCGCAGCCAAAGATCGTGCGGATTGGCGCGCAAATAGACGACAAGGCCGTTATTTTGCAGCGCCTGACGGTTTTCCGGCCGCAAGATGGCTCCGCCGCCGGTGGCCAGCACGATATCCCGCTGACTGGTGAAGTCGCTGATGACCTGCGCTTCGCGGTCGCGAAAACCCGCTTCGCCTTCGAGTTCGAAGATGACGGGAATGCGCGCGCCGGTGCGCGCCACGATCTCGTGGTCGGAATCGAAGAACGGACGATCCAGCCGGCGCGCCACAGCGCGGCCCACGGTGGTCTTGCCTGCCCCCATGAGCCCTACAAAAAATACATTGGCGTGTGCGTCCCGCGCTTGCAACGGTGTCCTCTGGCTAATCCGGTATGGTTCGTGCCGCAGCTTACTGGCAAAGCGACTGCCTTGTCGAGCCTGCGGGCCGCGGTTGCGGCAGGCACTCAATTCGTCTGCACAACGCGCGGCGTGATGAAAACGACCAGCTCGCTGCGCTGGTCACGGTGTGCCCGATGACGAAATAAAGCGCCCAAAAGGGGTATTTTGCCCAGGAGTGGCACGCGCGTCACATCATCCCGGTCATCCGTGGCATAGATGCCGCCAATCGACACCGTGCCGCCGTCTTCCACCTCGACCCGCGTGCGCACGTGTTTGGTGTTGATGGCAGGCCCCGCGGCGGTCTGCTCGCCGACGCCGTCCTTGGCGATATCGAGGTCCAGCACGACTCGTCCGTCCGGCGTGATCTGCGGCTCGACCTCCAGTTTCAGGCTCGCGCGGCGAAACTGCACGCCGGAGACACCTTGACCAACCTTGGCCTGATAAGGCAGTTCGGTGCCCTGCTCGACGATCGCCTTCATGCGGTCGGCGGTCACGACCCGCGGGCTGGACACCGTTTCCCCCTGTCCTTCGGCTTCCAGCGCGCTCAACTGGACGTTGAGGAGCCGCGTGGCCTGTGCAGCAAATAACGTGAGGCCCACGGTGGCGGCGTCAAAACCGGACAGCGGACCTGCCGACAGATCGTAGACCGTACCGCCGCCGTCCGCGCCCCCGCTGAGCCCACGCGCCGCGCCACCGTCAGCAGCCGCTGCCGCCGCAAGTGAAAGTTTGACGCCAAGGTTGCGCGAAAAGCCCTGATCCCCTTCGACAATCCGCGCTTCGATCAACACCTGACGTGACGGCCGGTCGATCGACGCCAGCAGTTCGGCAATCTGCGCCAGACGTGCCTCCAGATCGGTCACGAACAGCAGGTTGGTGCGCGCATCCGCCATCGCCGCGCCACGCTTTGACAACACCCGCTGAGTGCCCGAACCGGTCAACAGGCGCCTCACGTCTTCGGCATGGGCGTAATGCAGTTCGAACGTCCGGCTGGCGAGCGGCTCCAGATCGGCCAGCCGCGCGTGCGCCTCGAAGCGTTGCCGCTCGCGCGCCGCCAGATCGGCAAGTGGCGCGACCCAGATCACGTTGCCGTGACGCTCCATTGCCAGACCATTGACATCGAGCAAGGTGTCGAACGCAGTGCGCCACGGCACCTTGTCGAGCCGCAACGACACCGTGCCTCGAACCCGGTCGCTGGCGACGATGTTCAGGCCGGTGAACTGCGCGAATGCATTCAGTACCGCGCCCAGTTCGGCACGCTGGAAGTTCAGCGAGATCGGCTTATCGGGCGACAAACCGTCGTACGCCGCCGCGGTCGACGAGTCGCCGAGGCGCTGCGTCGGGGCAAGCGGCACGGGCGGACCTTCGAGCGCGTGAGCCGATGTTTCCGCGCGCGGCGCCGCACTGCGTGAGGCTGGGAGTGGTTTGCCCTCGAGTTGCGCGTCGTCAAGCGGCACACCGTCGCCCGGTGGACCGTCGACCTCGTCCCCGGCAGCGCTTTCCCGATTAAGTACACCAACCGGTCGGTCAGCCATTGGCTCCTCGTCCGCCGCATCCTGGCGCAGGAACGGATTCGGCACGTCAACCGCCAGCTTGCGCGGCAACGGCGGCGCGTCGTACGGCTCAACCGTGTCGTCCGACGGCATCATTGGCGGCAACGGCGGCAACGATGCGTGCGCCGCACCGACAAACAGGAAGGCGCTGCCGAGCGCCAGCCTGATTCTCTTCATCCCCGTCCTCATGAAGCCTCCGCCAGTGCCAGCGTGCGCGTGCCGACGCGATTCGTCAGCGTGATGCTGAGCGCGTCCATGCCTGTGACCCGGTCGCCGCCGACGAACTGACCTTGCTCGACGGTCGCAGCGCCGTCCGTTGTTTCGAGCAGCGCGAGACCGCGCGTCCGGTCGCGTAGCAGACCGGCAAGGCGCAGCAGGCCCGCTTGCGCCAGGTCCCCATCCAGTTGCGGCGGGGACGAGAACGGATCGTCGAAGACCACGTCCTCGTCGTCCGCCTCCAGGTCGTCATCGACCAGAATCGCGGGACTAGCGGACGCCGGGCTCAACGCGTTGAACACATGCAGCGTGGCGCTGACGAGCAATGCCCCAGCACCGCGTTTCACGGAGAGATCCTCGGGTACCACTAGCACCGGCAGGTCCGACAGGCCGCGCAGGAACATCATCAAATGCAGGAAATCCGTCTGGGCGGTGAGTTGCATGGGTCGCACCGCGTCGAGGCCCGCGCCGCTTCCGGCGGCCGGCGCCAACGTAAGCAACGTGACGCCACAGCGGGCTGCGAGCAGCGAGATCAGGCGCACATCGTCAGCAGGCGTGGACGGCTCCGGAGATTTTCCGAGCGAGGCAAGCGCGGCGCTTCGGTGTTGCTCAGGCAACTGGGCAACCGACCGCCTTGCTTGAGCGACACGTTGCTGCGCTTCGGAAAGGGCCGAACGGCTTGCCTGAACGCCAGCCAGATCGGCCGCAATCCAGGCATTCGCGCCAACACCAAACACCGTCGCCGCGATGAGAGCCCCCGCCACATGGCGTCGACGCGCGCTCCACGCTTCAAGCGGCAAACGGATCTGATTCATCCAGTTCGTGGCTTGCGTAGTCTGATTCAAAACGCCGGTGCGATCTGCAAACAACGTACTCATCGCGCACCTCGCTTCTGATCGACCTCATGCGATCCCCCGTTCGCGGGTGCTGCCGGATGCCCCGCGCTTTTGGCGGGCTCATCCCATCGCAACCGCGCGGCAAACTCGACCGCGCTGCTGTTACCTGCCGGAGTATCGTGTCCGGTGCGCGGCAAAGGATGCAGGTCGGTGACCTCGGAACTCTTCACGCCACGCACGCTGCCCAACTCTTCGAGCCAGACAGTGGACGCCAAAGGGTCCTTCGATATCGCAAGCAACTCCGTCTCGTGCATACGTTGTCGAAGCTGCTGCAGTACGACGTCATCTGCAGACACATGGCTTAACGTATCGAGCAGATCAAGTAGACGTACTAATGGTCCGGATAGCGCTACCGCACGCGCAGCCCGTTTGCTCCGCTCATCGGCGTCGCGCTGGAGCCGTGCGTGCTCCGCAAGCGGCACGGCAAGGCCGATCAGCTCGTTCTCGCTGGAAGCACGTTGTGCCTCCAGCCGTGCGCGTTCGAACGTCTGCCAGCCACCCGCCGCCAGCACGGCCGCACAGCCGACGAGCGCCGCGCCCAACCATTCGAGCAGACAGCGTCGCCGCGCGCAGCGCGCCTCGCGTTGCCGGTAAGGCAGCAGATTGAAGCCGCCGATCCACACCGGATGTCCGGCTGGCCCTATGCGCGAGTTCATCCACATCATTCCATCACTCCGCGCAATGCGAGGCCGAATGCCACCGCATAGTTCGACTCGTGCAATAACTTCGCAGGCAACGGGCCCGTGCAGTCGCCCAACGCAATGCATTCGAACGGCACCACCGTGCAGCCCAGTACGTCGGCGAGATCTGCTTCGGAAAAACCCACGCCATCGAGTAGTTCCACGTCGCCGCCCAGGAACGCATAGCCGAGGGCAACGCCGCCCGCAAGATCGCGCAACGCGTCGGCCAGATCGGAGTGCTCGGGCGACGGATAGTGCATCTCGCCGACGACCGCGTCGTCGACAATGCGCCACCCGTACACACCCTCTGCGCCGATCCAGATCGCCGCGTAAGGTTCGTGTTGCTCCAGTTCCATAGCGGCTGCGTGCACCAGTGCGCGCAAAGCCGCGTGCGGTTCGCCGTCGATCGCCGTTAGCGTGACACCCGCCGCTGCGGCACACTCGATGCGCGTCTCCAGATGCTGGCGGGCGGCGGTCGCAATCGTCACCGCACTGGCGCCATGCGGCGAGCGTTCAATGAACCAGTCGACCGCGAGCGCGTGACGCTCGATTCCCGCAATACGCTCCGCTTCGCTCCACACGGCTAACTCCAGCGCCGCGAGCGAAGGTCCGTCCGCTGCTTCGACGTCGCCAGCATGGCTCAAGCGCGCGAGCGGCAAACTCGACATCAGCGTTGCCGAGGCCGGCAACGCCATCGCACAGCGCAGCGTGCGCGACGCACAGGCACGCGGCAACTCCGCGAACACGTCGCGCAGCGCACGCGTCACGGCGCCCCGGTCCACGATCTCGACACCCGCCATCGCACCCGTAGGAAGCGGCACGGCCGCTAGATATTCGACACGCAGCGGACCGTCCACAGGCAAACGCTGACTCAACACCACCAGCCTCACCGCCTGCGGACTCACATCGATGCCGGCAGCAAAACGCCGCACCTTCACCTGAAACGAACTCTTAAATGTCATCCCGCCTCCCTTTAGACACATGCCAGATACGTGGCACACGCGTCGAAACATTCGAGCGCGAGTACCGGAGGCAATTGTGCGCAGCGGCGGCGATGCGCGATATTCAGCCGAATGGCTAACGTGAGGTTCACGGCTCCCTGGGCGACCTCAAAGCGTCTACAGTAAGGTCATCCCCTGCGCGGCATGTCCAATGTAAGCATGTCGAAAGCTGACGAGCCAGGCGGCTATAATCGCGGGACTGTTTTTTGGTATTCATATGCAATCGTCTTCACCTACATCCCCGCCGCCCTCGCCACCCGCTCGACAGAAGCGCAAACGTCCGCTGTGGCTGAAGCTCGTCCTGGGGCTGGTAGGTCTGATATTCGCCGGCATCGCATGCGCCGGACTCGTGACCGGTTATGCGCTGGTGGTTGCTACGCCGAACCTGCCTTCAATCGACGCGCTTACCGACTATCGTCCGAAGGTTCCGCTGCGCATCTACACGGCAGACCATGTGCTGATCGGCGAATTCGGCGAAGAGCGGCGCGACATCGTGCACATTCAGGATGTCCCCGACAATCTCAAGAAGGCGGTGCTCGCCATTGAAGACGCACGCTTCTACGATCACGGCGGCGTCGATCTGACGGGTATCGCGCGGGCCGGCTACGTCGCGCTCACCAACGGCCACGCTACGCAAGGCGCCAGCACGATCACCATGCAGGTGGCCCGCAACTTCTTTCTTTCAAGCGAAAAGACCTACACGCGCAAGATCTACGAGATGTTGCTCGCGTACAAGATCGAGTCGAAGCTGACGAAAGATCAGATTCTCGAGGTGTACATGAATCAGATCTATCTCGGTCAGCACGCGTATGGCTTCGCCAGCGCAGCACGGGTGTATTTCGGCAAGGACATGAAGGACCTCACGCTCGCCGAAGCGGCGATGCTCGCGGGTCTGCCCAAGGCCCCTTCGGCCTATAACCCGGTCGTCAATCCGAAGCGCGCCAGGATTCGTCAGGAGTACATCCTGCAGCGCATGCTGGAGTTGCGCTACATCACGCAGGAGCAGTACGACGAGGCGAGCAGGCAACCGCTCGCCGTCAAGAGCGCGGTCAAGGAATTCAGCGTGCACGCGGAATACGTGGCGGAGATGGTGCGTCAGATGATGTATGCCCAATACCATGAAGAGGCCTACACCCGCGGGCTGAATGTCGTGACCACGATCGACTCCGCCGACCAGGATGTCGCCTACCACGCGTTGCGCAAAGGTCTGATGGACTACGAACGACGTCATGGCTATCGCGGTCCCGAAGCGTTCATCGATCTGCCGACTGACGAGGACGAGCGCCAACAGGCCATCGACGACGCGCTGCTCGAACATCTGGACGACGGCGAGTTCGTCGCGGCGGTGGTCACCTCCGCAAATCCGAAGCAGGTCGAGGCGACGCTCGCCGACGGCAATGTCGCGACGCTGCAGGGCGATGGCCTGCGCTTCGCGTCGCTCGCACTCGGGCCGCGCGCGCAAGCGAATCAGCGTATCCGTCCCGGCGCCATCATCCGGATCGTCAAGGGTGATGACGGTAGCTGGTCGATCACGCAGTTGCCGCAGGTGGAAGGGGCTTTCGTGTCCGTGGTGCCGCAGGACGGCGCGATCCGCGCGCTGGTGGGCGGCTTCGACTTCAACAAGAACAAGTTCAACCACGTCACCCAGGCGTGGCGGCAACCGGGCTCGAGTTTCAAGCCGTTTATCTATTCGGCTTCGCTCGAAAAAGGCTTGGGGCCGGCCACGGTGATCAACGACGCGCCGCTGTTCTTCACTGCCGCGGAAACCGGCGGCCAAGCGTGGGAACCCAAGAACTACGGCGGCGGCTTCGACGGTCCAATGACGATGCGCACCGCGCTGCAGAAATCGAAGAACCTCGTGTCGATCCGCATCCTCAACCAGATCGGCCCCAAATACGCGCAGCAGTACATCACGCGTTTCGGCTTCGATGCGGACCGTCATCCTGCCTATCTGCCTATGGCGCTCGGTGCCGGGCTCGTCACGCCGCTGCAGATGGCCGGAGGTTTTTCGGTGTTCGCCAATGGCGGCTATCGGATCAACCCGTATCTGATCGCGGAAGTGACTGACCAGCGTAGCTCCATCGTTGCGCAAGCCAGGCCGCTCGTCGCAGGGCAGAGCGCGCCGCACGCAATCAACGTGCGCAATGCTTATGTGATGAACGGCCTGCTGCAAAGCGTCGCTCAACGCGGCACCGGGGCAAAGAGCAATGTCCTCAAACGCACCGATCTCGCCGGCAAAACCGGGACGACCAACGACTCGCGCGATGCGTGGTTCGCCGGGTATCAGCACACGCTTACTGCGATCGCATGGATCGGCTACGACAATCCGCGCAGCCTCGGCGACAAGGAAACGGGCGGCGGCCTCGCGTTACCGGTCTGGATCGAGTACATGGCCAAGGCACTGAAGGGCGTGCCGGAATACAGGATGCCGGTGCCTGGCGGCATAGTCATGCTAGGCGACGAGCCGTATTTTGACAACTTCACGCCAGGCAATGGTTTCGTGGCGACCGTCGGCGTGAGCCAGGCCGATCTGGACGCGAACTCGAGCGATGCGGTATCCGGCGCGGCGGAGGCAGCGACCCCGCAACAGGTCGGTGATGAGGAAAAGCAGAACATCATGAACCTGTTCCGCGGGCACTAACCCGGACTTGCAGCCGGGTTCGCCGGCGTACGCTTGATGCCCAGTACTCCGCGCGGCGTCGACACTTAATGCAAGACGCCCGCCAAAGCACCTCGCTTACGCTTCGAACCGAACCGGCTCGCCGGCCTGTTGTGTCGCGTAGTCAGACAGCGCGGCGAAAAACTCAGTGCCGTTGCGGGTGTCGCGCCATGCGCCGTCGGCATAACGGAAATGAAAACCGCCCGACTTCGCGGCGATCCAGATTTCTTGCATCGGCGGCTGCAGGTTCACGATGATCTTCGTGCCATTCTCGAATTCGAGCGTCAAAACGTTGCCGCTGCGCTCGAATTCGATATCGGCTTCGGTATCGTCGAGTGTGCGTTCAATGGCTGCAAGCGCGGCCTCGGCACGGGTCAGGTATTCGCTATCGGACATGCTAAACTCCAACGATCATTTTTTCAGGGACAGTCATGCGAGTCGTTTCCCGGATGCGCTCAATGGTGCCCGGTGTAAGGCAGCCCCGCGCTGCGGCGCCCGGCGTAAGTCAGCCTGGCACAACGGCGCGCGGCGCGACGACGCCCGGCGCGATTGTAGCCGCTTTGGTCATTGTCGCAGGTTGCGCTCTTGGCGGCTGCGGACAACGCGGACCGCTTTACTTGCCGACCGTGCCGCCGCTACCCGCCA
It encodes:
- a CDS encoding DUF883 family protein gives rise to the protein MTALPNTRDALGESWTTTSRRARRIARHSRHAAEDIATELRSLMSELEDTLADGTQADAVALRAQLRKRLDVARERLNETRDAVRQRAETAISDADDYVHENPWQTIAIVGGIALIAGALVARSR
- a CDS encoding deoxyguanosinetriphosphate triphosphohydrolase; translation: MPPLAALEAHLAPYAAHASQSRGRRYTEAPPSARTEFQRDRDRIVHSTAFRRLEYKTQVFVNHEGDLFRTRLTHSLEVAQIARSVARNLRVNEDLVEAISLAHDLGHTPFGHAGQDALNECMREHGGFEHNLQSLAVVDDLEEHYGAFNGLNLCFETREGILKHCSRENARRLGALGERFLEGRQPSIEAQIANVADEIAYNNHDVDDGLRSGLITVGQLAEVELWQTHYEAALRDYPQIEGRRLIHETVRRIINTLIVDLIETTTGNLNRHAPASLDAVRAAPPLVAHSETVAAQATVLKRFLFKNLYRHYRVMRMANKARRVVIGLFDAFTDDPRLLPPSYQSPDPAIQPRLVAHYIAGMTDRYALKEYQRLFVIADN
- the aroB gene encoding 3-dehydroquinate synthase is translated as MITVNVELGDRAYPIHIGADLIGQTALFAPHIAGSSVTIVTNTTVDPLYGDALRQALAPLGKQVSTVVLPDGEVYKNWETLNLIFDALLGARADRKTTLIALGGGVIGDMTGFAAACYMRGVPFIQVPTTLLSQVDSSVGGKTGINHPLGKNMIGAFYQPQAVIADIGALRTLPARELAAGIAEVIKTGAIADAAFFEWIEANIDALNRCEPQALAEAVKRSCEIKASVVAKDEREGGLRAILNFGHTFGHAIEAGLGYGEWLHGEAVGCGMVMAADLSVRLGHLDEAARKRLVDVITAAHLPIRAPALGESRYVDLMRVDKKAEAGEIKFILLKRFGETLIGPAPDSAVHATLAAAV
- a CDS encoding shikimate kinase, coding for MQARDAHANVFFVGLMGAGKTTVGRAVARRLDRPFFDSDHEIVARTGARIPVIFELEGEAGFRDREAQVISDFTSQRDIVLATGGGAILRPENRQALQNNGLVVYLRANPHDLWLRTRRDKNRPLLQTEDPKARLEELFAVRDPLYRECAHFVIETGRPSVNGLVNMVLMQLEMAGIAKPPAS
- a CDS encoding type IV pilus secretin PilQ → MKRIRLALGSAFLFVGAAHASLPPLPPMMPSDDTVEPYDAPPLPRKLAVDVPNPFLRQDAADEEPMADRPVGVLNRESAAGDEVDGPPGDGVPLDDAQLEGKPLPASRSAAPRAETSAHALEGPPVPLAPTQRLGDSSTAAAYDGLSPDKPISLNFQRAELGAVLNAFAQFTGLNIVASDRVRGTVSLRLDKVPWRTAFDTLLDVNGLAMERHGNVIWVAPLADLAARERQRFEAHARLADLEPLASRTFELHYAHAEDVRRLLTGSGTQRVLSKRGAAMADARTNLLFVTDLEARLAQIAELLASIDRPSRQVLIEARIVEGDQGFSRNLGVKLSLAAAAAADGGAARGLSGGADGGGTVYDLSAGPLSGFDAATVGLTLFAAQATRLLNVQLSALEAEGQGETVSSPRVVTADRMKAIVEQGTELPYQAKVGQGVSGVQFRRASLKLEVEPQITPDGRVVLDLDIAKDGVGEQTAAGPAINTKHVRTRVEVEDGGTVSIGGIYATDDRDDVTRVPLLGKIPLLGALFRHRAHRDQRSELVVFITPRVVQTN
- a CDS encoding fimbrial assembly protein, producing the protein MNSRIGPAGHPVWIGGFNLLPYRQREARCARRRCLLEWLGAALVGCAAVLAAGGWQTFERARLEAQRASSENELIGLAVPLAEHARLQRDADERSKRAARAVALSGPLVRLLDLLDTLSHVSADDVVLQQLRQRMHETELLAISKDPLASTVWLEELGSVRGVKSSEVTDLHPLPRTGHDTPAGNSSAVEFAARLRWDEPAKSAGHPAAPANGGSHEVDQKRGAR
- the pilM gene encoding type IV pilus biogenesis protein PilM — translated: MTFKSSFQVKVRRFAAGIDVSPQAVRLVVLSQRLPVDGPLRVEYLAAVPLPTGAMAGVEIVDRGAVTRALRDVFAELPRACASRTLRCAMALPASATLMSSLPLARLSHAGDVEAADGPSLAALELAVWSEAERIAGIERHALAVDWFIERSPHGASAVTIATAARQHLETRIECAAAAGVTLTAIDGEPHAALRALVHAAAMELEQHEPYAAIWIGAEGVYGWRIVDDAVVGEMHYPSPEHSDLADALRDLAGGVALGYAFLGGDVELLDGVGFSEADLADVLGCTVVPFECIALGDCTGPLPAKLLHESNYAVAFGLALRGVME
- a CDS encoding penicillin-binding protein 1A, with product MQSSSPTSPPPSPPARQKRKRPLWLKLVLGLVGLIFAGIACAGLVTGYALVVATPNLPSIDALTDYRPKVPLRIYTADHVLIGEFGEERRDIVHIQDVPDNLKKAVLAIEDARFYDHGGVDLTGIARAGYVALTNGHATQGASTITMQVARNFFLSSEKTYTRKIYEMLLAYKIESKLTKDQILEVYMNQIYLGQHAYGFASAARVYFGKDMKDLTLAEAAMLAGLPKAPSAYNPVVNPKRARIRQEYILQRMLELRYITQEQYDEASRQPLAVKSAVKEFSVHAEYVAEMVRQMMYAQYHEEAYTRGLNVVTTIDSADQDVAYHALRKGLMDYERRHGYRGPEAFIDLPTDEDERQQAIDDALLEHLDDGEFVAAVVTSANPKQVEATLADGNVATLQGDGLRFASLALGPRAQANQRIRPGAIIRIVKGDDGSWSITQLPQVEGAFVSVVPQDGAIRALVGGFDFNKNKFNHVTQAWRQPGSSFKPFIYSASLEKGLGPATVINDAPLFFTAAETGGQAWEPKNYGGGFDGPMTMRTALQKSKNLVSIRILNQIGPKYAQQYITRFGFDADRHPAYLPMALGAGLVTPLQMAGGFSVFANGGYRINPYLIAEVTDQRSSIVAQARPLVAGQSAPHAINVRNAYVMNGLLQSVAQRGTGAKSNVLKRTDLAGKTGTTNDSRDAWFAGYQHTLTAIAWIGYDNPRSLGDKETGGGLALPVWIEYMAKALKGVPEYRMPVPGGIVMLGDEPYFDNFTPGNGFVATVGVSQADLDANSSDAVSGAAEAATPQQVGDEEKQNIMNLFRGH
- the cyaY gene encoding iron donor protein CyaY translates to MSDSEYLTRAEAALAAIERTLDDTEADIEFERSGNVLTLEFENGTKIIVNLQPPMQEIWIAAKSGGFHFRYADGAWRDTRNGTEFFAALSDYATQQAGEPVRFEA
- the lptM gene encoding LPS translocon maturation chaperone LptM gives rise to the protein MRVVSRMRSMVPGVRQPRAAAPGVSQPGTTARGATTPGAIVAALVIVAGCALGGCGQRGPLYLPTVPPLPAKPVDETQVPSTDAVKPDSQAASGTVPDTTGTPLTLSPETELRTVPDSAASAPQLPASDSTPVQ